A portion of the Wenzhouxiangella sp. XN24 genome contains these proteins:
- the panD gene encoding aspartate 1-decarboxylase — MQLTLLKAKLHRACVTHAELDYEGSCAIDSDLLELAGILEYEQIQIYNVTGGERFTTYAIRAESGSRVISVNGAAAHKARPGDRVIICAYGAMSEQEARLHKPKLVYLDELNRVTRTGNAIPVQAA, encoded by the coding sequence ATGCAGCTGACTTTGCTCAAGGCCAAGCTACACCGGGCCTGCGTGACCCACGCAGAGCTGGATTACGAGGGCTCGTGCGCGATCGACTCCGACCTGCTGGAACTCGCGGGCATCCTCGAGTACGAGCAGATCCAGATCTATAACGTCACCGGCGGGGAGCGCTTCACGACCTATGCGATCCGCGCCGAAAGCGGTTCGCGCGTGATTTCCGTGAATGGCGCGGCAGCCCACAAGGCCCGCCCGGGGGATCGGGTGATCATTTGCGCCTACGGCGCCATGAGTGAGCAGGAAGCCCGCCTGCACAAGCCGAAACTCGTCTATCTCGATGAGCTCAACCGCGTGACGCGCACCGGGAATGCGATTCCCGTGCAGGCCGCCTGA
- the panC gene encoding pantoate--beta-alanine ligase, producing the protein MRRPPVAATLAALREQIDAWRRDGLRIGFAPTMGGLHEGHLDLVRAAARRADRVVVSIFVNPLQFGPTEDFATYPRDLDGDIERLAGESCDLVFTPDEHMMYPRGRTDTTRVEPPPGLASILCGAARPGHFAGVATVVARLFNLVAPDVAVFGEKDFQQLTVIRRMATDLAFDVEVAGVPTRREADGLAMSSRNRYLAPEERSRASGLYAALQAAGTALAAGEEDLVAIQHAGMENIRSAGMEPEYFEVRRPEGLEQSLAADRRFVILAAARLGRARLIDNVTVELDALPPVEPGEAE; encoded by the coding sequence GTGAGGCGCCCGCCGGTGGCCGCCACCCTGGCGGCACTTCGTGAGCAGATCGACGCCTGGCGGCGCGATGGTCTGCGCATAGGATTCGCGCCGACCATGGGCGGGTTGCACGAGGGGCACCTGGACCTCGTGCGAGCGGCGGCGCGGCGTGCCGATCGCGTGGTCGTAAGCATTTTCGTGAATCCGCTGCAATTCGGTCCGACCGAGGACTTTGCGACGTATCCTCGCGACCTCGACGGGGATATCGAGCGACTCGCGGGCGAGTCGTGTGATCTCGTGTTCACGCCGGACGAGCACATGATGTATCCGCGCGGCCGGACCGACACCACGCGCGTGGAACCCCCGCCGGGACTGGCGAGCATACTCTGCGGCGCCGCGCGCCCGGGTCATTTCGCCGGGGTGGCGACAGTCGTTGCCAGGCTGTTCAACCTCGTCGCGCCCGACGTGGCGGTGTTCGGCGAGAAGGATTTCCAGCAATTGACCGTGATCCGGCGGATGGCGACGGACCTGGCCTTCGACGTCGAGGTGGCCGGCGTGCCGACGCGGCGCGAAGCCGACGGACTGGCAATGAGTTCCCGCAACCGTTACCTGGCGCCGGAGGAGCGATCGCGCGCCTCCGGGCTGTACGCGGCGCTGCAGGCCGCGGGCACTGCGCTCGCCGCGGGCGAAGAGGATCTTGTTGCAATACAACACGCAGGCATGGAAAATATCCGGTCGGCAGGCATGGAGCCCGAGTATTTCGAGGTCCGCCGGCCCGAGGGACTGGAACAGTCGCTGGCGGCCGATCGCCGGTTCGTGATCCTGGCGGCGGCCCGCCTGGGTCGCGCCCGATTGATCGATAACGTCACGGTTGAACTGGATGCGCTTCCCCCGGTCGAACCAGGTGAGGCGGAATAG
- the panB gene encoding 3-methyl-2-oxobutanoate hydroxymethyltransferase, which produces MTMYSHLQERTRAEPPVTLDSLRKMKADGVNIACLTAYDASFAAAVDEAGTDLVLVGDSLGMVVQGFDTTVPVTMADMVYHTRCVRRGVSRAFLVADMPFGSYALPEPAFANAVRLMQEGGAAMVKLEGGALQVRTVEFLASRDIPVCAHIGLTPQSVHKLGGFKVQGREQSAATQMLDDAHALQEAGADIVLLECVPSALGKAITAALSVPVIGIGAGPDVDGQILVLYDILAVTTGRKPRFARDFLAGAAGIGDALARYVAAVRDGSYPAPEHEFS; this is translated from the coding sequence ATGACGATGTACAGCCATCTCCAGGAGCGGACGCGCGCCGAGCCGCCCGTCACCCTCGACAGTCTGCGCAAGATGAAGGCCGATGGCGTGAACATCGCCTGCCTGACGGCTTACGACGCAAGCTTCGCCGCAGCCGTGGACGAAGCCGGCACGGATCTCGTGCTGGTCGGCGACTCCCTGGGCATGGTCGTGCAGGGCTTCGACACGACCGTGCCGGTGACCATGGCCGACATGGTCTATCACACCCGCTGCGTGCGCCGCGGCGTGTCCCGCGCCTTCCTGGTCGCGGACATGCCGTTCGGCAGCTATGCGTTGCCCGAGCCGGCCTTCGCCAACGCGGTGCGCCTGATGCAGGAGGGAGGTGCCGCCATGGTCAAGCTGGAGGGCGGGGCGCTGCAGGTGCGTACCGTCGAATTCCTCGCCTCGCGCGATATACCGGTGTGCGCCCACATCGGCCTGACGCCGCAATCCGTGCACAAGCTGGGGGGGTTCAAGGTGCAGGGCCGTGAACAGTCCGCGGCGACCCAGATGCTCGACGATGCACATGCGCTGCAGGAGGCCGGCGCGGACATCGTGCTGCTCGAGTGCGTGCCCTCTGCGCTGGGCAAGGCCATTACGGCCGCACTCTCGGTGCCTGTCATCGGCATCGGCGCGGGACCGGACGTGGACGGGCAGATCCTGGTCCTCTATGACATCCTGGCGGTGACCACCGGGCGCAAGCCGCGCTTCGCGCGCGATTTTCTCGCCGGTGCAGCGGGAATCGGTGATGCCCTGGCGCGCTATGTCGCGGCGGTTCGGGACGGCAGCTACCCGGCCCCGGAGCACGAGTTCTCGTGA
- a CDS encoding deoxynucleoside kinase has product MPRELRYIAVEGPIGVGKTSLARRLAETLQFELVLERAEENPFLERFYRDPAANALPTQLHFLFQRARQAQEMRQADLFEGGRVADFLLEKDRIFARLTLPDEEYRLYEQVYQGLALDAPTPDLVIYLQAPVEALMDRVRRRGIAYEQVVRPDYLRRLSEAYLDYFHRYDAGPLLIVNAAGIDPVNRDADYLDLLQRIRRMEGGRQYYNPIPFTAAD; this is encoded by the coding sequence ATGCCGCGAGAACTTCGTTATATCGCTGTCGAGGGGCCGATCGGTGTCGGCAAGACGTCTCTGGCGCGTCGCCTGGCCGAGACGCTGCAGTTCGAACTCGTGCTGGAGCGCGCCGAGGAGAATCCTTTCCTCGAGCGTTTCTATCGCGATCCGGCGGCGAATGCGCTGCCGACCCAGCTGCATTTTCTTTTCCAGCGCGCCCGCCAGGCGCAGGAGATGCGCCAGGCGGATCTCTTCGAGGGCGGGCGCGTGGCCGATTTCCTGCTGGAGAAGGACCGGATTTTCGCCCGCCTCACCTTGCCGGACGAGGAATATCGACTCTACGAACAGGTCTACCAGGGCCTGGCGCTCGACGCCCCGACGCCTGATCTCGTGATCTACCTCCAGGCCCCCGTCGAGGCGCTGATGGATCGTGTCCGGCGACGCGGCATCGCCTACGAGCAGGTGGTGCGTCCCGACTACCTTAGACGACTGTCCGAGGCCTACCTCGATTATTTTCACCGCTACGACGCGGGTCCGTTGCTGATCGTCAACGCCGCGGGCATCGATCCGGTGAACCGGGACGCGGACTACCTCGATCTTTTGCAACGCATCCGCCGCATGGAAGGCGGGCGCCAGTATTACAATCCGATCCCGTTCACGGCGGCGGATTGA
- the folK gene encoding 2-amino-4-hydroxy-6-hydroxymethyldihydropteridine diphosphokinase, whose amino-acid sequence MNDSVLVPAYVGLGSNLDDPAMQLRRAFDALRALPRTRLVARSALYQNPPMGPAEQPDYVNAVAGLLTALAPDALLAALQAIEDRHGRRRDGSRWGPRVLDLDLLLYGDRRLQTETLTLPHPGLAERAFVLWPLAEIAPELRLPGGARVASLAAALGNADLRRLDD is encoded by the coding sequence ATGAACGACAGCGTTCTGGTGCCCGCCTATGTCGGGCTCGGCAGCAACCTGGACGATCCGGCGATGCAGCTGCGCCGCGCGTTCGATGCCCTGCGGGCGCTGCCGCGGACCCGACTGGTCGCCAGGTCCGCTCTCTATCAGAATCCCCCCATGGGTCCCGCGGAACAGCCTGATTACGTCAACGCGGTCGCCGGGTTGCTGACCGCACTGGCGCCCGATGCGTTGCTTGCCGCGCTCCAGGCGATCGAGGATCGGCATGGCCGGCGGCGCGACGGATCTCGCTGGGGACCGCGTGTGCTCGACCTCGACCTGTTGTTGTACGGCGATCGCCGGCTGCAGACCGAGACGCTGACCTTGCCGCACCCCGGCCTCGCCGAACGGGCGTTCGTGCTTTGGCCGCTTGCAGAGATCGCGCCGGAGTTGCGTTTGCCGGGTGGCGCACGGGTGGCGAGTCTCGCCGCCGCGCTGGGGAATGCCGATCTTCGAAGACTGGACGACTGA
- the pcnB gene encoding polynucleotide adenylyltransferase PcnB, which translates to MASSATGADSQPRIIPRPEHNVSRARISNNALKVLYRLRDAGYQAFLVGGGVRDLMLGREPKDFDIATDAHPEDVRRLFRNCRLIGRRFRLAHVYFGRDIVEVATFRASEDDLDADEEALLLKDDEGRILRDNRYGNIEDDIWRRDFTANALYYNIADFSIWDYAGGVDDIRAGLLRLIGDPEARYREDPVRLLRAVRFAAKLGFRVEPGSEAPLRPLAPLLESVPPARLFDEVLKMFLGGHAVPSYELLRRYGHFAQLFPAVDALLDSESGEPYRALLLETLENTDQRVAEDEPVTPVFLFCALLWGPVQLRARQLEAEGESPIQALLLAADEVADRQQRHVAVPRRITTPMKEMMVMQLRLQKTRGRRVLGMLARPRFRAAYDLLCLRARVGDADPALAEFWTGLQAMDEAERAAAVEPGSRRGAPGDAGTGGSAQPSGAAPGEPAPGKRRRRRPRRRKPGGSGAG; encoded by the coding sequence TTGGCCAGTTCGGCAACAGGCGCGGATTCACAGCCACGGATCATTCCCCGGCCGGAACACAACGTTTCGCGCGCCCGGATTTCCAACAATGCCCTCAAGGTGCTGTACCGGCTGAGAGATGCCGGCTACCAGGCGTTCCTCGTCGGCGGGGGGGTGCGCGACCTGATGCTGGGGCGCGAGCCGAAGGATTTCGATATCGCGACCGACGCGCACCCGGAAGACGTGCGCCGCCTGTTCCGCAACTGCCGCCTCATCGGCCGGCGCTTTCGCCTCGCCCACGTCTACTTCGGCCGCGACATCGTCGAGGTGGCGACGTTCAGGGCGTCCGAGGACGATCTCGACGCAGATGAGGAAGCGTTGCTGCTGAAGGACGACGAGGGCCGGATCCTGCGCGACAATCGCTACGGCAATATCGAGGACGATATCTGGCGCCGGGACTTCACCGCCAACGCGCTCTACTACAACATCGCGGATTTCTCGATCTGGGATTACGCGGGCGGGGTGGACGACATCCGCGCCGGCCTCTTGCGCCTGATCGGCGATCCGGAAGCCCGCTATCGCGAGGATCCCGTGCGCCTGCTGCGCGCCGTGCGCTTCGCGGCCAAGCTCGGCTTCCGCGTGGAGCCCGGGAGCGAGGCGCCGTTGCGGCCGCTGGCGCCCCTGCTGGAATCCGTCCCGCCTGCGCGGCTCTTCGACGAAGTGCTGAAGATGTTCCTCGGCGGGCACGCGGTGCCGTCCTATGAATTGTTGCGTCGCTACGGCCATTTCGCCCAGTTGTTCCCCGCCGTGGATGCCCTGCTCGACAGCGAGAGCGGGGAACCGTACCGGGCCCTGCTGCTCGAGACGCTCGAGAACACCGACCAGCGCGTGGCGGAAGATGAGCCGGTCACGCCGGTGTTCCTGTTCTGCGCGTTGCTCTGGGGCCCGGTGCAACTCCGTGCCAGGCAGCTGGAAGCGGAGGGCGAGTCGCCGATCCAGGCGTTGTTGCTGGCGGCCGACGAGGTGGCAGATCGCCAGCAGCGGCATGTCGCGGTACCAAGGCGGATCACGACCCCGATGAAAGAGATGATGGTCATGCAGTTGCGCCTGCAGAAGACCCGTGGGCGGCGCGTGCTGGGCATGCTCGCGCGGCCGCGCTTCAGGGCGGCCTACGATCTCCTCTGCCTGCGGGCCAGGGTGGGTGATGCCGATCCGGCGCTCGCGGAATTCTGGACCGGGCTGCAGGCCATGGACGAGGCCGAGCGGGCCGCCGCGGTCGAGCCGGGCAGCCGACGAGGCGCCCCGGGCGATGCGGGCACCGGCGGGTCGGCGCAGCCATCTGGTGCGGCGCCGGGCGAACCCGCCCCCGGTAAGCGCCGCCGCCGCAGGCCGAGACGGCGCAAGCCGGGCGGCTCCGGCGCCGGCTGA
- a CDS encoding peptide MFS transporter — MINEPIAPASAPHLPEKSHPRGLYTLFFMEMWERFSYYGMRAILILFLAAAVERGGLGIDIPTAGAIYGLYTAAVYLLALPGGWIADRLLGQQRAVWYGGIIIAAGHFSMALPSTATIFIGLTLIAVGTGLLKPNISAIVGELYPNDMGARRDAGFSIFYMGINIGAFLGPLICGWLGEGYSWHWGFGAAGVGMVFGLIQYRATQHHLGEAGAAPTPFSDDPAIDARKKRQVANIAWGGAGLIALVVITGLLGILPLNPIAIAANAGVTIVVLAAAYFAWLLLRGGLDHLEKRRVGMIIILFVGAAMFWSGFEQAGSSLNLFAERHTDRMLFGWEMPASWLQAVNPLFIITLAPFFAWFWVFLARHNLNPSIPAKFALGLIQLGLGFGVMAVAATFAVQGETVLPTWLVLTYLFHTMGELCLSPVGLSAVTKLAPRRYVGQMMGTWFIAAALGNLMAGLIAGRFDPEALEQMPSLFTMVLMSTAGLGVVMLVFLRPFRALAADQSPGMVAGDRLFRVIGLTAVAIVAAAIFLVG, encoded by the coding sequence ATGATCAACGAACCGATCGCGCCGGCGAGCGCACCCCACCTGCCCGAGAAAAGCCACCCGCGAGGCCTCTACACGCTGTTCTTCATGGAGATGTGGGAGCGCTTCTCGTATTACGGGATGCGGGCCATCCTCATCCTGTTTCTCGCGGCGGCGGTGGAGCGCGGCGGACTGGGGATCGATATCCCCACCGCGGGCGCGATCTACGGCCTGTACACGGCGGCGGTGTACCTGCTGGCGCTGCCGGGCGGCTGGATCGCGGACCGCCTGCTCGGGCAGCAACGCGCCGTCTGGTACGGCGGCATCATCATCGCGGCCGGCCATTTCTCCATGGCGCTGCCGAGCACGGCCACCATTTTCATCGGCCTGACGCTGATCGCCGTCGGCACGGGCCTGCTGAAGCCGAACATCAGCGCCATCGTCGGCGAGCTGTACCCGAACGACATGGGCGCACGGCGCGACGCCGGCTTCTCGATCTTCTACATGGGCATCAACATCGGCGCCTTCCTCGGCCCCCTGATCTGCGGCTGGCTTGGCGAGGGCTACAGCTGGCACTGGGGATTCGGCGCGGCCGGCGTCGGGATGGTGTTCGGCCTGATCCAGTATCGCGCCACCCAGCATCACCTCGGCGAAGCCGGTGCGGCCCCTACCCCGTTCAGTGACGACCCGGCGATCGATGCACGAAAGAAACGCCAGGTCGCCAATATCGCCTGGGGGGGCGCGGGACTCATCGCGCTGGTGGTGATCACCGGACTGCTCGGCATCCTGCCGCTCAATCCGATCGCCATCGCGGCCAACGCCGGCGTGACGATCGTGGTGCTCGCCGCCGCTTACTTCGCCTGGCTGCTGCTGCGCGGCGGCCTGGACCACCTGGAAAAGCGACGCGTCGGCATGATCATCATCCTGTTCGTCGGCGCGGCGATGTTCTGGTCCGGCTTCGAGCAGGCGGGGTCATCGCTCAACCTGTTCGCCGAGCGGCACACGGACCGCATGCTGTTCGGCTGGGAAATGCCGGCCAGCTGGCTGCAGGCCGTGAACCCGCTGTTCATCATTACGCTCGCGCCGTTCTTCGCCTGGTTCTGGGTGTTCCTCGCGCGGCACAACCTCAACCCGTCGATTCCCGCCAAGTTCGCGCTCGGCCTGATCCAGCTCGGCCTCGGCTTCGGCGTGATGGCCGTGGCGGCGACTTTCGCGGTGCAGGGCGAAACCGTGTTGCCCACGTGGCTCGTGCTCACCTACCTGTTCCACACCATGGGTGAGCTGTGCCTGTCCCCGGTCGGCCTGTCGGCCGTGACGAAGCTGGCACCGCGGCGTTACGTGGGGCAGATGATGGGCACCTGGTTCATCGCGGCTGCGCTCGGCAACCTCATGGCAGGCCTGATCGCGGGACGCTTCGATCCCGAGGCGCTGGAGCAGATGCCGAGCCTGTTCACCATGGTGCTGATGAGCACGGCGGGACTCGGTGTCGTGATGCTGGTGTTCCTGCGGCCGTTCCGCGCCCTTGCTGCAGACCAGTCGCCGGGAATGGTGGCGGGCGACCGGCTGTTCCGCGTCATCGGCCTTACGGCCGTGGCGATCGTCGCGGCGGCAATTTTCCTGGTCGGCTGA
- a CDS encoding glycine betaine ABC transporter substrate-binding protein encodes MVVLLTTGFSATAVAQDTVKIGWTAWSDAEFVTKLAKRIIEERFDREVELLQTDIAPQYQGLSTGSIDIMLMSWQPDTHADYVERVGAKTVNLGLLYTHARLGWAVPASIPASELSSIEDLKNPAVRDRLDGTITGIDPGAGLTRLSREAIETYGLEGYELQVSSGAGMTAALTRAVRRDDWIVVTGWSPHWMFGAFELRYLDDPKGVLGSFERVHAVARMGFYQDDVEVAGFFSRMQLPIDDLQAAMYEAQETSYEDAVTKYIENNGDRIDYWVTGEL; translated from the coding sequence ATGGTCGTCCTCTTGACGACGGGATTCTCGGCCACCGCGGTGGCGCAGGATACGGTGAAAATCGGCTGGACCGCCTGGTCCGATGCCGAATTCGTGACCAAGCTGGCAAAGCGCATCATCGAGGAGCGATTCGACCGAGAGGTCGAGCTGCTGCAAACCGACATCGCGCCCCAGTACCAGGGGCTTTCGACCGGCAGTATCGACATCATGCTGATGTCCTGGCAACCGGACACGCATGCCGATTACGTCGAACGTGTCGGCGCCAAGACGGTCAACCTCGGCCTCTTGTATACGCATGCCCGCCTCGGCTGGGCGGTTCCGGCTTCGATCCCCGCGAGCGAGCTCTCGAGCATCGAGGACCTGAAAAATCCGGCCGTGCGGGATCGCCTGGACGGCACGATCACGGGCATCGACCCGGGTGCCGGCCTCACGCGCCTGTCCAGGGAAGCCATCGAGACCTACGGGCTCGAGGGTTACGAACTGCAGGTGTCTTCGGGCGCCGGCATGACGGCGGCGCTCACCCGCGCCGTGCGTCGTGACGACTGGATCGTCGTGACCGGCTGGAGCCCCCACTGGATGTTCGGCGCCTTCGAGCTGCGCTATCTCGATGACCCGAAGGGCGTGCTCGGCAGCTTCGAACGCGTGCATGCCGTGGCGCGCATGGGCTTCTACCAGGACGACGTCGAAGTGGCCGGTTTCTTCTCGCGCATGCAGCTGCCGATCGACGACCTGCAGGCCGCGATGTACGAAGCACAGGAGACCTCGTACGAGGATGCCGTGACGAAGTACATCGAAAACAACGGCGACCGGATCGACTACTGGGTGACCGGCGAGCTCTGA
- a CDS encoding proline/glycine betaine ABC transporter permease: protein MRDDFNIPIDEWVEQGVEWVQDNLTGVLDGIAEGLTVVIDGFEDLLLAIPPLVLAGLIVAFAAWRVGWRFGLFAAFSMVLLFGMQIWTETVSTLALVIGSSLLALVIGIPVGIAMARNDTVETIVRPVLDLMQTMPPFVYLIPAAIFFGLGKVPGAIATLVFAMPPAVRLTNLGIRQVSRENVEAGLAFGCTERQLLFKVQLPLAMPSIMAGVNQTIMLALSMVVIASMIGAGGLGNTVLTGIQRLDVGLGFEGGLGVVLLAILLDRITQSVGTTGRRSARSGPTALIPRLWNTLRGRNN from the coding sequence ATGCGCGACGATTTCAATATTCCGATCGACGAGTGGGTCGAGCAGGGCGTCGAGTGGGTGCAGGACAACCTGACGGGCGTGCTCGACGGCATCGCCGAAGGCCTGACGGTTGTCATCGACGGCTTCGAGGACCTGCTGCTCGCGATTCCGCCGCTCGTCCTGGCGGGCCTGATCGTGGCGTTCGCCGCCTGGCGCGTGGGCTGGCGCTTCGGCCTGTTCGCCGCATTCTCCATGGTCCTGTTGTTCGGCATGCAGATCTGGACCGAGACGGTCTCCACGCTTGCACTGGTCATCGGCTCCAGCCTGCTGGCGCTCGTGATCGGCATTCCCGTGGGTATCGCGATGGCGCGCAATGATACCGTCGAGACGATCGTCCGGCCGGTGCTCGACCTGATGCAGACCATGCCGCCGTTCGTCTACCTGATACCGGCCGCCATCTTTTTCGGTCTCGGCAAGGTGCCCGGCGCGATCGCCACGCTCGTCTTCGCCATGCCGCCCGCCGTGCGCCTGACCAACCTCGGCATCCGCCAGGTGAGCCGGGAGAACGTCGAAGCCGGCCTGGCTTTCGGCTGTACCGAGCGGCAACTGCTCTTCAAAGTGCAGTTGCCGCTCGCGATGCCCTCCATCATGGCGGGCGTCAACCAGACGATCATGCTGGCGCTGTCCATGGTGGTGATCGCCTCCATGATCGGCGCCGGCGGGCTTGGCAACACCGTGCTGACGGGTATCCAGCGGCTCGACGTGGGGCTGGGTTTCGAGGGCGGCCTCGGCGTGGTCCTGCTGGCGATCCTGCTCGATCGCATCACGCAGAGCGTCGGCACGACCGGCCGGCGCTCCGCCCGGTCCGGCCCCACGGCATTGATTCCGCGGCTCTGGAATACGCTCCGGGGACGGAACAACTGA
- the proV gene encoding glycine betaine/L-proline ABC transporter ATP-binding protein ProV, with amino-acid sequence MDAQDADDKLVINDLYKIFGPDPDGAMRLLEQGLSKDEIFARTRATVGVQGANFSIREGEVFVVMGLSGSGKSTLVRMLNRLIEPTRGHIFLDGEDITKMSRKQLIEMRRRQMSMVFQSFALMPHKTVAENAAFGLNVSGRPDREQRDSALKALDTVGLAQFADSYPDELSGGMKQRVGLARALATDAPILLMDEAFSALDPLIRTEMQDELVRLQQHEAHTIVFISHDLDEAIRIGDRIAIMEGGSVVQIGTPEDIVTNPANEYVRSFFYGVDVSKVFNAGDIAEKKALTVFERPGVNVRAALAQLRDHNRSLAVVLERGNKYRGLVSTKTLARAEAAGGGAKWDDAFIPGVAAAPHDMGLAEVLSLVSGSEHPVPVTGDDGVYLGVIDHKILLQTLDKTG; translated from the coding sequence ATGGATGCACAAGACGCCGACGACAAGCTCGTCATCAATGACCTGTACAAGATTTTCGGACCCGATCCCGATGGCGCCATGAGATTGCTGGAACAGGGCCTGAGCAAGGATGAAATCTTCGCCCGGACCCGCGCGACAGTCGGTGTGCAGGGGGCCAATTTCTCCATTCGCGAGGGCGAAGTGTTCGTCGTGATGGGCCTGTCAGGATCCGGCAAATCGACGCTGGTGCGAATGCTGAACAGGCTCATAGAGCCTACGCGCGGGCACATATTCCTCGACGGCGAAGACATCACGAAGATGAGCAGGAAGCAGCTCATCGAGATGCGCCGCCGGCAGATGAGCATGGTGTTCCAGTCCTTTGCCCTGATGCCGCACAAGACCGTCGCGGAAAACGCCGCATTCGGTCTCAATGTCTCAGGACGGCCCGACAGGGAGCAGCGCGACAGCGCGCTCAAGGCGCTCGACACCGTCGGACTCGCGCAGTTTGCCGACAGTTATCCCGACGAGTTGTCCGGTGGCATGAAACAGCGCGTCGGCCTGGCGCGGGCGCTGGCCACCGACGCGCCGATCCTGCTGATGGACGAGGCCTTCTCGGCGCTTGATCCCCTGATCCGGACCGAGATGCAGGACGAGCTGGTGCGCCTGCAACAGCACGAGGCGCATACGATCGTGTTCATTTCGCACGACCTCGACGAGGCGATCCGCATCGGCGACCGGATCGCCATCATGGAGGGCGGATCGGTCGTGCAGATCGGCACGCCCGAGGACATCGTCACGAACCCGGCCAACGAGTACGTGCGGTCGTTTTTCTATGGCGTGGATGTCAGCAAGGTCTTCAACGCCGGTGACATCGCCGAGAAAAAGGCGCTGACGGTATTCGAGCGGCCGGGCGTGAACGTCAGGGCCGCGCTGGCGCAGTTGCGGGACCACAATCGCAGTCTTGCGGTGGTGCTCGAGCGCGGCAACAAGTACCGCGGCCTGGTGAGCACCAAGACACTCGCGCGCGCCGAGGCCGCCGGGGGCGGAGCGAAATGGGACGACGCATTCATTCCCGGCGTCGCAGCCGCCCCGCACGACATGGGGCTGGCAGAGGTCCTGTCGCTCGTCTCGGGCAGTGAGCATCCCGTCCCGGTCACGGGAGACGATGGCGTCTACCTCGGCGTCATCGACCACAAGATCCTGCTGCAAACCCTCGACAAAACGGGCTGA
- a CDS encoding oxidoreductase — protein MTSTPVALLAGSTGAVGQRLLARLLARRDGTRIISLGRRAPAPHPWVEHITADLEEFPAVLATRRCSEAFCCLGTTMKRAGSEAAFRAVDLDGVVRFAQAAQAAGAGFFGLVSAAGASPAARNFYLRTKGEAETAIASLDFACIAIMQPGLLRGHREEFRLGERLGQGVAPLLDRLLLGRLARYRSVGIESVAAALDMAARERHPGVRRYGPSDIERLARELQVG, from the coding sequence ATGACAAGCACTCCTGTTGCCTTGCTCGCGGGTTCGACCGGCGCCGTGGGCCAGCGCCTGCTGGCACGACTGCTGGCGCGCCGTGACGGCACGCGTATTATCAGCCTCGGACGCCGGGCGCCTGCACCCCACCCATGGGTGGAACACATCACCGCAGACCTGGAAGAATTCCCTGCTGTTCTCGCCACCAGGCGCTGCAGCGAGGCGTTCTGCTGCCTGGGCACGACCATGAAGCGGGCGGGCAGCGAGGCCGCCTTTCGAGCTGTCGATCTCGACGGCGTCGTGCGCTTCGCGCAAGCCGCACAGGCTGCCGGCGCCGGATTTTTCGGTCTTGTCTCGGCCGCCGGTGCGTCGCCCGCGGCGCGGAATTTCTACCTTCGCACCAAGGGCGAAGCCGAGACGGCGATCGCGTCGCTCGATTTCGCGTGCATCGCCATCATGCAGCCGGGCCTGCTGCGCGGGCATCGCGAGGAGTTCCGCCTGGGCGAGCGACTGGGCCAGGGGGTGGCACCGCTGTTGGACCGACTCCTGCTCGGCCGCCTGGCACGCTATCGCAGCGTCGGGATCGAATCGGTGGCGGCCGCGCTCGACATGGCTGCACGCGAGCGGCATCCCGGCGTGCGACGCTATGGCCCCTCGGACATCGAAAGGCTTGCGCGTGAACTCCAGGTCGGCTGA
- a CDS encoding RDD family protein: MNSRSAERVPGLGRRLAACLYDGLALAAVWMIAGALWVALSRAAAPPGDWWFRAYLLAVAALFFVGAWMRGETLGMRAWKLRVVAADGRPPGLRPALLRFATALLSWSAAGLGFLWVLVDRDGLAWHDRLSGTRLEHRAQRTRDIP; encoded by the coding sequence GTGAACTCCAGGTCGGCTGAGCGCGTCCCCGGACTGGGGCGCCGGCTGGCGGCCTGTCTCTACGACGGCCTGGCGCTGGCCGCCGTGTGGATGATCGCGGGCGCTTTATGGGTGGCGTTGAGCCGCGCGGCGGCGCCACCGGGAGACTGGTGGTTCCGCGCTTACCTGCTGGCGGTGGCTGCGCTGTTTTTCGTCGGCGCATGGATGCGCGGCGAAACGCTGGGGATGCGTGCATGGAAGCTGCGCGTCGTCGCCGCCGACGGTCGTCCGCCCGGCTTGCGGCCGGCGCTGCTGCGCTTCGCGACTGCGCTCCTGTCCTGGTCGGCAGCGGGGCTCGGCTTCCTCTGGGTCCTGGTGGATCGGGACGGACTCGCGTGGCATGACCGGCTGTCCGGGACCCGGCTGGAACACCGCGCTCAGCGGACGCGCGACATCCCGTAG